One part of the Treponema peruense genome encodes these proteins:
- the fliG gene encoding flagellar motor switch protein FliG: MAEEVSESGVKSGSKTTIGGKKKNAAKDYKNLTGRQKAAIFLVSLGSEVSAEVMKHLREDEVETLTFEIARLDTIDADFKDQVLEEFQELMQAQNFITTGGIDFARELLEKSLGSQKAIDIINRLTSSLQVRPFDFIRRTDPAHLLNFVQQEYPQTISLILAYLDPQKAAQILQNLPQEIQPEVSKRLATMDRTSPEVLREVERVLEKKLSTLSSEDYTAAGGVDSIVEILNLVDRSSEKAIIETLEEDDPELAEEIKKRMFVFEDIVMLDDRAIQKVLREVDTQELAKALKSVDTEVQDKIFRNMSKRAASMLKEDMEYMGPVRLKDVEESQQKIVSVIRRLEDSGEIVIARSADDEMVV; encoded by the coding sequence ATGGCAGAAGAAGTTTCAGAGTCAGGTGTAAAGTCCGGCTCAAAAACTACAATAGGCGGAAAAAAGAAAAACGCGGCAAAGGATTACAAAAACCTTACCGGAAGACAAAAGGCCGCTATTTTTCTGGTTTCTCTGGGAAGCGAAGTTTCTGCAGAAGTTATGAAGCACCTTCGTGAAGATGAAGTTGAAACTCTTACCTTTGAAATTGCCCGTCTTGATACAATTGATGCAGACTTTAAGGATCAGGTTCTTGAAGAATTTCAGGAACTCATGCAGGCCCAGAACTTTATTACCACCGGTGGTATTGATTTTGCCCGCGAACTTCTGGAAAAGTCATTGGGAAGCCAGAAGGCAATAGATATTATCAACAGACTTACAAGTTCACTTCAGGTCAGGCCTTTTGACTTTATCAGGCGCACTGACCCGGCCCACCTTCTGAACTTTGTACAGCAGGAATATCCGCAGACAATTTCGCTTATTCTGGCTTATCTTGATCCGCAGAAAGCAGCACAGATTCTTCAGAACCTGCCGCAGGAAATTCAGCCTGAAGTTTCAAAAAGACTTGCTACAATGGACAGAACTTCACCTGAGGTTTTGCGTGAAGTTGAACGCGTTCTTGAAAAGAAACTTTCAACACTTTCGAGCGAAGACTACACGGCAGCCGGTGGTGTTGACAGCATTGTTGAGATTCTTAACCTTGTTGACCGTTCTTCTGAAAAGGCTATTATTGAAACCCTTGAAGAAGATGATCCTGAACTTGCAGAAGAAATCAAGAAACGCATGTTCGTTTTCGAAGATATTGTTATGCTTGATGACCGCGCTATTCAGAAGGTTCTACGCGAAGTTGATACTCAGGAACTTGCAAAGGCCCTTAAATCTGTTGATACCGAAGTTCAGGACAAGATTTTCAGAAATATGTCCAAGCGTGCCGCAAGTATGCTTAAGGAAGATATGGAATACATGGGACCTGTACGTCTTAAGGATGTTGAAGAGTCCCAGCAGAAGATTGTTTCTGTAATCAGACGTCTTGAAGACAGCGGTGAAATTGTTATCGCACGTTCTGCAGACGATGAGATGGTAGTTTGA
- the fliF gene encoding flagellar basal-body MS-ring/collar protein FliF, with amino-acid sequence MNEWFKKIFGTIKEKWGKWTPLQKGIGIGIAVVAVAAVVLTASFSSRPATVRLFNAPVRDEAERDRIMFRLDKDNVKAYVSADGYISVDDESVAKRYRSVLISEGLEPKSMDAYSLFDVTRWSRNDFDDKVNWLRSQELALKSHLESLDYIQQANVNLTLPDETLFASEQQPASASVVLYANGSSGILEDKRKIKGLVHLIQRSVEGLKEENISIFDGATGSEINNFEGMAETDRINNIKKQQKLIQEQEVYYTREILKSLTKTYSQKRVGVVNMKIEMDMSESTTTAKEYYGVTIKPDNPNTPYDDSDIRDNLVLSEESVEKTFTGTGYNPEGPAGVEGQNPPVYSDMSNVIGTSKETGRKVNNALNEKNIVQKTSPSMGRRTVSVNIDGTWNRVYDETGQLRLTESGGIMRVYTPIPEEEIRKIQKLVEDAIGCDKARGDNVTVTNVMFDRTEEFQREDDAYRKAQQTKRTIMFSLIGVAVVLVAFILFRVISREIERRRRLREEELLRKQQADREAALWAAKEQGMEVTMSVEERKRAELQENAVAMAKEHPEDVAMLIRTWLMEE; translated from the coding sequence ATGAACGAATGGTTTAAAAAAATATTTGGAACCATAAAAGAAAAATGGGGGAAGTGGACTCCCCTTCAGAAAGGGATAGGAATAGGAATTGCAGTCGTGGCTGTAGCGGCTGTTGTTCTTACGGCTTCATTTTCATCACGTCCTGCTACGGTGCGGCTGTTCAATGCTCCTGTAAGGGATGAAGCTGAACGTGACAGAATTATGTTCAGGCTGGACAAAGACAACGTAAAAGCTTATGTTTCTGCCGACGGATACATTTCTGTTGACGATGAGTCTGTTGCAAAACGCTACCGTTCCGTCCTTATTTCAGAAGGGCTTGAACCAAAATCAATGGATGCGTACAGTCTTTTTGATGTTACGCGCTGGTCACGCAATGATTTTGATGACAAGGTAAACTGGCTGCGCTCGCAGGAACTGGCTCTAAAGTCACATCTTGAATCCCTTGACTATATCCAGCAGGCAAATGTAAATCTTACTCTTCCTGACGAAACGCTTTTTGCTTCAGAACAGCAGCCGGCAAGTGCTTCTGTTGTTCTTTATGCCAACGGTTCCAGCGGTATTCTTGAAGACAAGCGCAAAATCAAGGGACTGGTTCACCTTATACAGAGAAGCGTAGAAGGACTTAAAGAAGAAAATATCAGTATTTTTGACGGAGCGACCGGTTCTGAAATAAACAATTTTGAAGGAATGGCCGAAACCGACCGCATCAATAATATAAAAAAGCAGCAGAAACTTATCCAGGAGCAGGAAGTTTACTATACAAGAGAGATTCTTAAGTCTCTTACAAAAACATATTCTCAAAAGCGCGTGGGTGTCGTAAACATGAAGATAGAAATGGACATGTCAGAGAGCACCACTACTGCAAAAGAATATTACGGTGTTACAATCAAGCCCGACAACCCCAATACGCCTTATGATGACAGTGATATACGCGACAATCTTGTTCTTTCAGAAGAAAGTGTAGAAAAAACGTTTACCGGAACAGGATACAATCCCGAAGGACCTGCCGGAGTGGAAGGACAGAATCCGCCGGTTTACAGCGATATGTCAAATGTCATAGGAACTTCAAAAGAAACCGGCCGCAAGGTAAACAATGCCCTTAACGAAAAGAATATTGTTCAAAAAACAAGCCCTTCCATGGGACGTCGCACTGTTTCTGTGAATATTGACGGTACATGGAACCGAGTTTACGATGAAACAGGACAATTAAGGCTTACCGAAAGCGGTGGCATAATGCGTGTATATACTCCTATTCCCGAAGAGGAAATCAGGAAAATACAGAAACTTGTTGAAGATGCCATTGGCTGTGACAAGGCCCGCGGGGACAATGTTACGGTTACCAACGTAATGTTTGACCGCACAGAGGAATTCCAGCGGGAAGACGATGCTTACCGTAAAGCCCAGCAGACAAAACGCACCATAATGTTCTCGCTTATCGGAGTCGCGGTTGTGCTTGTGGCATTTATTCTGTTCAGGGTTATCAGCCGTGAAATTGAACGCCGCCGCAGACTTAGGGAAGAAGAACTTCTTAGAAAACAGCAGGCAGACCGTGAAGCCGCACTTTGGGCCGCAAAGGAACAGGGTATGGAAGTTACAATGTCTGTCGAAGAAAGAAAGCGCGCCGAACTTCAGGAAAATGCGGTCGCTATGGCAAAGGAACATCCCGAAGATGTTGCCATGCTTATCCGTACCTGGCTTATGGAGGAATAG
- the fliH gene encoding flagellar assembly protein FliH, whose translation MAHSVFRPSEINNKNGKVILKLTKEFNPPVEEVVEAVPEYTGPTADDLRKEADAFKIEWEKEKSAMLEKAQSEADRIVKNAQEAAFAEVKRQTDQAAVIKTAAQKEADTIVEKAKAEAREILDKAHEDEKSVYERSRQDGMEKGREEGYKEGNAEAERLVERIHKMLESVQAKRQEILDGTEQQIVSLVILTARKVVKIMSENQKSVVMANVIQALKKVKGRGEVTLRVNLSDVKLTSEHISDFIKQVENVTNIHVVEDSSVEKGGCIVETDFGAIDARISSQLSELENQILSISPIKTVGKSEVINPDL comes from the coding sequence ATGGCCCATAGTGTTTTCAGACCAAGCGAGATAAATAACAAGAACGGCAAGGTTATTCTTAAGCTTACGAAGGAATTTAATCCTCCTGTAGAGGAAGTTGTCGAGGCTGTTCCTGAATATACGGGGCCGACCGCCGATGACCTTAGAAAAGAAGCAGATGCTTTTAAAATCGAGTGGGAAAAAGAAAAGTCGGCAATGCTCGAAAAAGCCCAGTCCGAAGCAGACCGAATTGTAAAAAATGCCCAGGAAGCAGCTTTTGCAGAAGTAAAAAGACAGACAGACCAGGCTGCTGTAATTAAAACTGCTGCCCAAAAAGAAGCAGATACTATTGTAGAAAAAGCAAAAGCCGAAGCCCGTGAGATTCTGGACAAAGCGCACGAAGATGAAAAGTCCGTTTACGAGCGTTCCAGGCAAGACGGAATGGAAAAGGGCCGTGAAGAAGGCTATAAAGAAGGCAATGCAGAAGCAGAACGCCTTGTGGAACGCATTCACAAAATGCTCGAATCTGTACAGGCAAAACGCCAGGAAATTCTTGACGGAACAGAGCAGCAGATAGTAAGCCTTGTAATTCTTACAGCACGCAAAGTTGTTAAGATAATGAGCGAAAACCAGAAAAGCGTCGTTATGGCAAATGTCATTCAGGCTCTGAAAAAAGTAAAGGGCAGGGGCGAGGTTACGCTTCGTGTAAATCTTTCTGATGTTAAGCTTACTTCAGAGCATATTTCTGACTTTATCAAGCAGGTAGAAAACGTAACGAATATCCATGTTGTCGAAGACAGCTCTGTAGAAAAGGGTGGCTGTATTGTAGAAACAGATTTCGGAGCAATAGACGCACGCATTTCAAGCCAGCTTTCTGAACTCGAAAATCAGATTCTGAGCATTTCTCCAATCAAGACTGTCGGAAAATCAGAAGTCATTAATCCGGACCTCTAG
- a CDS encoding FliI/YscN family ATPase, producing MENFFDKYIQTVERTEPIKYTGYVTGVKWLMVESRGPRSVIGEMCTIHVGTREEPLLAEVVGLEGNAVRLMTYGDTRGIEVGAEVVASGHVLEVPVGNALLGRVVDATGHPYDGKGEIAAEEYYPAIASPPNPMERKPVDRRIVTGVRAIDSLLAVGKGQRMGIFAGSGVGKSTLISMIARNTNADVNIIGLVGERGREVMDFINRDLGEKGLERSVVVVATSDQPSIARLRAAYVTTAIAEYFRDQGKDVMLMFDSVTRFAHAQREIGLATGEPPAQRGYPPSVFDMIPKLLERTGTNSKGSITAFYTVLVDGDDLDEPITDKVRGTLDGHIVLNRSLAAKQHYPAIDIMASISRLAKRVTGVNSQKACQRVRRWMATYAQQEEVIIDGIYQKGNSLEIDEAIDHHQAIEDFLCQEEYSPSSMEETLKKLSDLSGIEIPPEEYAESPLPQN from the coding sequence ATGGAAAATTTTTTTGACAAATATATTCAGACTGTAGAAAGAACTGAACCAATTAAATATACAGGTTATGTTACAGGCGTAAAGTGGCTTATGGTAGAAAGCCGCGGCCCAAGGTCTGTAATAGGCGAAATGTGTACTATACATGTTGGTACGAGGGAAGAGCCGCTTCTTGCAGAAGTTGTGGGTCTTGAAGGCAATGCAGTGCGCCTTATGACTTACGGTGATACAAGGGGAATAGAAGTAGGAGCCGAAGTTGTTGCTTCTGGCCATGTACTTGAAGTTCCGGTCGGCAACGCCCTTCTTGGACGCGTAGTAGATGCAACAGGCCATCCTTATGACGGTAAAGGTGAAATAGCAGCCGAAGAATATTATCCTGCCATAGCCAGTCCTCCGAATCCTATGGAAAGAAAGCCTGTGGACAGAAGGATTGTAACAGGTGTAAGGGCAATTGATTCCCTTCTTGCGGTAGGAAAAGGCCAGCGTATGGGAATTTTTGCAGGAAGCGGTGTTGGAAAAAGTACATTGATTTCCATGATTGCACGCAATACCAATGCAGATGTCAATATCATAGGACTTGTCGGTGAACGTGGCCGAGAAGTTATGGACTTTATTAACCGGGATCTTGGTGAAAAGGGACTGGAACGTTCAGTTGTCGTTGTTGCTACAAGTGACCAGCCTTCAATTGCACGTCTCAGAGCCGCATATGTTACAACAGCAATAGCCGAATACTTCAGGGACCAGGGAAAAGATGTTATGCTTATGTTTGACAGTGTAACGCGCTTTGCTCATGCCCAGCGTGAAATAGGTCTTGCCACCGGTGAACCTCCTGCACAGCGGGGTTATCCTCCGAGTGTTTTTGATATGATTCCAAAACTTCTTGAACGTACGGGAACAAATTCTAAAGGTTCAATTACGGCCTTCTATACTGTTCTTGTAGACGGCGATGATCTTGATGAACCTATAACAGACAAGGTAAGGGGAACTCTTGACGGCCACATTGTGCTTAACAGAAGCCTTGCCGCAAAACAGCACTATCCTGCAATTGACATTATGGCAAGCATAAGCCGCCTTGCAAAACGTGTTACCGGCGTTAATTCACAGAAAGCGTGCCAGAGAGTGCGCCGTTGGATGGCAACCTATGCACAGCAGGAAGAAGTTATCATTGACGGAATATACCAGAAGGGAAATTCTCTGGAAATAGATGAAGCAATAGACCATCACCAGGCTATAGAAGATTTTTTGTGTCAGGAAGAATATTCCCCAAGTTCAATGGAAGAAACCCTCAAAAAACTTTCGGACTTAAGCGGAATTGAAATTCCTCCTGAAGAATACGCAGAGTCTCCTTTACCGCAGAACTGA